GTGCAGATCTTTCGCGATCGCGGCGTCGAGGTGGATTACCTGCCGGATCTCGGCAAGGACAAGGAGAAGCTGGCCGAGGTGATCGGTCAGTATGACGGGCTGGCCATTCGCTCGGCCACCAAGGTGACGGCGAAGCTGCTGGAGAATGCCACCAGGCTGAAGGTGATCGGCCGCGCCGGCATCGGCGTCGACAATGTCGATATCCCGGCCGCCTCGAAGAAGGGCGTCATCGTGATGAACACGCCCTTCGGCAACTCGGTGACCACGGCCGAACATGCCATCGCGCTGATGTTCGCGGTGGCGCGGCAGCTGCCCGAGGCCAGCGTTTCGACCCATGAGGGCAAGTGGGAGAAGAACCGCTTCATGGGCGTCGAGGTCTTCAACAAGACGCTCGGCATCATCGGCGCGGGCAATATCGGCTCGATCGTCATCGACCGGGCGCTGGGACTGAAGATGAAGGTCTTGGCCTATGACCCCTTCCTGTCCGAGGAGCGGGCCAAGGAGCTGGGCGTGAAGAAGGTCGAGCTGGACGAGCTGCTGGCCAAGGCCGATTTCATCACCCTGCATGTGCCGCTGACCGAGAAGACCAGGAACATCCTGTCGCGCGAGAACCTGGCCAAGACCAAGAAGGGCGTGCGCATCGTCAACGCCGCGCGGGGCGGGCTGATCGACGAGGCGGCGCTGGCCGAACTGCTGAAGTCGGGCCATGTCGCCGGGGCGGCGCTGGACGTCTTTGCCGTCGAGCCCGCGACCGAAAGCCCGCTCTTCGGCCTGCCCAATGTGGTGGTGACGCCGCATCTGGGCGCCTCGACCACCGAGGCGCAGGAGAACGTGGCCCTGCAGGTCGCCGAGCAGATGTCGGATTACCTGCTGACCGGCGCGGTGCAGAACGCGCTGAACATGCCCTCGGTCACCGCCGAGGAGGCCGCGACCATGGGGCCGTGGCTGAAGCTGGCCGGGCATCTGGGCACCTTCATCGGCCAGATGACCGATGAGCCGATCAAGGCGATCAACGTGCTCTACGACGGCTCGGTCGCCGAGATGAACCTGAAGGCGCTGAATGCCGCGGTGATCGCCGGGGTGATGAAGGCGACGAACCCGGATGTGAACATGGTCTCGGCGCCCGTGATGGCGGCCGAGCGCGGCGTGCAGCTGCAGACCACGACCCAGGCCAAGACGGGCGTCTTCGACGGCTATATCAAGGTGACCATGGTGACCGACCGCCGCGAACGCTCGATCGCCGGCACGGTGTTCAGCGACGGCAAGCCGCGCTTCATCCAGATCCGCGGCATCAACGTCGATGCCGAGATCGGCGCGCATATGCTCTATACCCGCAACAAGGACGTGCCTGGCGTGATCGGCGCGCTGGGCATGACCCTGGGCGACCTGGGCGTGAACATCGCCAACTTCACCCTGGGCCGGACCCATGCCGGCGACGACGCCATTGCCATTCTCTACCTGGACGAGGCGATGGCGCCCGAGGCGGTCGAGGCGCTGCGCGCCACCGGCAAGTTCCTGCAGGTGCGGCCGCTGCAATTCGAGGTTTGAACCTTGCGAACCCCCGGGGCATGGTTCCCGGGGGTTCGGCTTTCAGGAGGCGCCATGCGGACCTATGCCATCGGGGACATCCACGGCCAGCTGAGCCTGCTGCAACAGGCGCATGCGCGCATCGCCCGCGACGACGCGGCGCGGGGCGGCGTCTCGCAGCTGGTCCATGTCGGCGATCTGGTGGATCGCGGCCCCGATTCCCGCGGCGTCATCGACTACCTGATGCAGGGCCAGGCCGAGGGCCGGCCCTGGATCGTGCTGAAGGGCAATCACGACCGCTTCCTGCCGCGCTTTGCCACCGAGCCGGACTGGATCGACGCCGGGCTGGCCTCGGGGCGGCACTGGCTGGATCATGAGACGCTGGGCGCGGCGCAGACGCTGGCCTCCTATGGGATCACGCTCGGCGACCGCGCCGGCACCCACGCCGCGGTGCTGGACCGGGTGCCGCAGGCGCATCTGCGCTGGCTCGAGGCGCTGCCGCTGTGGCACCTGACCCCGCAGGCGCTGTTCGTCCATGCCGGCATCCGCCCGGGCGTCGACCTGGCGCGGCAGACCGAGCAGGATCTGGTCTGGATCCGCAAGGGCTTTCTTGACGACGCCCGCGACCACGGCCCGCTGGTCGTGCATGGCCATACCGTGGTCGAGCGGGTCACGCATTTCGGCAATCGCCTGGCCATCGACACCGGCGCCGGCCATGGCGGGCCGCTGAGCGTGGTGGTCTTCGACGAGACCGGCCTGCACCTGCTGACCGATACCGGGCGCGCGCCCCTGGCCGCTGCCTGATCCTGTGGCGCTGCGGCCATCGCGCAGGCGTGAAATCCCTAAAATCAAGGGCATCCATTGACGCAGGCCGGGCAGGGGCCAAATATGACGTTATCATGACATTCAGGCGCCGGCCCCTTCGCCGACGCCAGGAGGCGAGGCGCCGTGCAGTCCCTATCCGTGATCCTTCAGCTGGCGGGTGCCGTGGCGCTGTTGCTGTTCGGCCTTGGGCTGGTGCGCGACGGCATGCTGCGCGCCTTCGGGATGAAGCTGAAGGTGGCATTGGGGCGGGGCACCGGGACCGGGCTGCGGGCCTTCGTCTCGGGGCTGCTTGCCACGCTGGGGCTGCAAAGCTCGACCGCGACGGCGCTGATGACGGCCTCTTTCGTGGATCGCGGCATGATCCGGGCCAAGATGGCCCAGGTCGTGCTGCTGGGCGCCAACCTTGGCACGGCGCTGACCGCCTGGATCGTCGCCTCGGGGATCGAGGCGCTGGTGCCGGCGCTGCTGCTGCTGGGCCATGTCCTGCGCCGGCGCGACCAGCGGACATGGTCGGGGGCCGGGCTGGCGCTGATCGGCATCGCGCTGATGCTGCTGTCGCTGTCGCTGCTGACCGGGGCGACCGAACCCTTGCGCGATTCGGCGGCCATGGCCGCGTTCCTGGCCATGCTGGGCGATGCCTGGCCGGTGGCGCTGGCCTTCGCGGCCGGGCTGGCGGTGGTCTGTTCGTCCTCGCTGGCGGTGGTGATGCTGGTGCTGTCCCTGGGCATGGCGCCGGCGCTGACGGTGGTGCTGGTGCTGGGCGCGAACCTGGGCGGGGCGATTCCGCCGCTGCTCGCGACCGCGGGGCAGGGGGTGGCGGCGCGGCGGGTGGCCCTGGGCAACCTGATCGTGCGCGGCATCGGCTGCCTGCTGGCGCTGCCGCTCGCCGGCCAGGCGGCGGCGCTGCTGACCGCGCTGCCGCTGCCCGAAACCGGGCTGGCGGTCGAGGCGCATCTGGCCTTCAACCTGGCACTGGCGGCGGCGATCTGGCCCTTTGCCGGGCTGCTGACCCGGCTGACCGCCATCCTGATGCCCGAGCCCGAGCAAACCCCGCCGATCGAGGCGCAGCTTCTGGACGGCTCGGCGCTGGATGCGCCCGCCGTGGCCCTGGCCCGCGCCAGCCGCGCCGCGCTTGCCATCGGCGACGTGGTCGAGCGCATGCTGCAGCAGGCCCGCACCGCATTCGCGCGTGGCGACGACGCGCCCTTGGCCGAGGTCCGCGTGCTCGAGGACCGGGTCGACCGCATGCAGCAGGAGGTGAAGGGCTTCCTGTCGCGCCTGGGCCGCGAGGCGGGCGAGGATGAGCGGCGCCAGGCCATCACCATCCTCGACTACGTCATCAACCTCGAGCATGTCGGCGACATCATCGACAAGGGCCTTGCGCCCGAGATCCGCAAGAAGGCGGGCCTGGCGCTACGCTTTTCCGAGGAGGGCTATCGCGAGCTCGACGGGCTGTTCCTGATGACGATCGAGAACCTGCGCGTGGCGCAGACCGTGTTCATGACCCGCGACCGCGACCTAGCCCGGCAGCTGATGGAGGAAAAGGTCGAGATCCGCCGGCTGGAGCGCCTGTCGGCGCAGCGCCACCTGATGCGGCTGCGCGAGGGGCGCGAGGATAGCCAGCAGACCTCGTCGCTGCATCTCGACATCCTGCGCGACCTGAAGCGGGTGAACGCGCATATCGTCTCGGTCGCGCATCCGATCCTGGACGAGGCCGACCTGCTGATCGAAAGCCGGCTGAAGACGGTGTGAGGCGGGGGCCTGCCATCGTCCTGCGGCGGGCTGGAACCGCGATGGGTCCGGGCGCAAACCGCCTCTCCCGGCCATAGGGGGAATCGCTTCGCACTCCAGGCGGCAGGAAGACCATTTG
This portion of the Paracoccus sp. N5 genome encodes:
- the serA gene encoding phosphoglycerate dehydrogenase, whose amino-acid sequence is MPKVLVSDKLSETAVQIFRDRGVEVDYLPDLGKDKEKLAEVIGQYDGLAIRSATKVTAKLLENATRLKVIGRAGIGVDNVDIPAASKKGVIVMNTPFGNSVTTAEHAIALMFAVARQLPEASVSTHEGKWEKNRFMGVEVFNKTLGIIGAGNIGSIVIDRALGLKMKVLAYDPFLSEERAKELGVKKVELDELLAKADFITLHVPLTEKTRNILSRENLAKTKKGVRIVNAARGGLIDEAALAELLKSGHVAGAALDVFAVEPATESPLFGLPNVVVTPHLGASTTEAQENVALQVAEQMSDYLLTGAVQNALNMPSVTAEEAATMGPWLKLAGHLGTFIGQMTDEPIKAINVLYDGSVAEMNLKALNAAVIAGVMKATNPDVNMVSAPVMAAERGVQLQTTTQAKTGVFDGYIKVTMVTDRRERSIAGTVFSDGKPRFIQIRGINVDAEIGAHMLYTRNKDVPGVIGALGMTLGDLGVNIANFTLGRTHAGDDAIAILYLDEAMAPEAVEALRATGKFLQVRPLQFEV
- a CDS encoding metallophosphoesterase, with amino-acid sequence MRTYAIGDIHGQLSLLQQAHARIARDDAARGGVSQLVHVGDLVDRGPDSRGVIDYLMQGQAEGRPWIVLKGNHDRFLPRFATEPDWIDAGLASGRHWLDHETLGAAQTLASYGITLGDRAGTHAAVLDRVPQAHLRWLEALPLWHLTPQALFVHAGIRPGVDLARQTEQDLVWIRKGFLDDARDHGPLVVHGHTVVERVTHFGNRLAIDTGAGHGGPLSVVVFDETGLHLLTDTGRAPLAAA
- a CDS encoding Na/Pi cotransporter family protein codes for the protein MQSLSVILQLAGAVALLLFGLGLVRDGMLRAFGMKLKVALGRGTGTGLRAFVSGLLATLGLQSSTATALMTASFVDRGMIRAKMAQVVLLGANLGTALTAWIVASGIEALVPALLLLGHVLRRRDQRTWSGAGLALIGIALMLLSLSLLTGATEPLRDSAAMAAFLAMLGDAWPVALAFAAGLAVVCSSSLAVVMLVLSLGMAPALTVVLVLGANLGGAIPPLLATAGQGVAARRVALGNLIVRGIGCLLALPLAGQAAALLTALPLPETGLAVEAHLAFNLALAAAIWPFAGLLTRLTAILMPEPEQTPPIEAQLLDGSALDAPAVALARASRAALAIGDVVERMLQQARTAFARGDDAPLAEVRVLEDRVDRMQQEVKGFLSRLGREAGEDERRQAITILDYVINLEHVGDIIDKGLAPEIRKKAGLALRFSEEGYRELDGLFLMTIENLRVAQTVFMTRDRDLARQLMEEKVEIRRLERLSAQRHLMRLREGREDSQQTSSLHLDILRDLKRVNAHIVSVAHPILDEADLLIESRLKTV